One window from the genome of Rickettsiella endosymbiont of Xylota segnis encodes:
- the ettA gene encoding energy-dependent translational throttle protein EttA, with amino-acid sequence MSQQYIYTMQAVSKIVAPKKEILKDIWLSFYPGAKIGVLGLNGSGKSTLLRILAGEDQDFVGEARALPGIKIGYLPQEPQLDPLKDVRGNVEDAIADTKKLLDRFNEISMKFAEPMSESAMNQLFEEQGELQTQIDAQGGWELERKLNIAADALCLPPWDAQITQLSGGERRRVALCRLLLSNSDMLLLDEPTNHLDAESVAWLERYLHDYSGTVIAVTHDRYFLDNVAGWILELDRGHGIPYEGNYSSWLEQKQKRLAQEGRQQAAHEKSLKAELEWVRTNPKGRQAKSKARLARFEELSSQDFQKRAETQELYIPPGIRLGDSVLEFDQLTKGFNGRILINNFSFTVPKGAIIGIIGPNGAGKSTLFKLIMQQEQPDSGKIHQGASVQLAYIDQSRDSLNPDHTVWQEISEGLDIMTINQFQMPSRSYVGRFNFKGSDQQKLIKNLSGGERNRVHLAKLLRAGGNVLLLDEPTNDLDVETLRALEEALLSFPGCAMVISHDRWFLDRMATHIIAFQDNRIDCFTGNFTDYEFDRLKRLGIDETQAKKKMKYKKLND; translated from the coding sequence ATGTCCCAACAATATATCTATACCATGCAAGCAGTGAGTAAAATCGTTGCCCCTAAGAAAGAGATCCTTAAAGATATTTGGCTATCTTTTTATCCTGGAGCGAAAATTGGGGTCTTAGGGCTAAATGGCTCAGGCAAATCGACTTTACTGCGTATTTTAGCAGGAGAAGATCAGGATTTTGTCGGTGAAGCACGTGCATTACCAGGAATCAAAATTGGCTATCTTCCTCAAGAACCTCAATTAGACCCACTTAAAGATGTGCGTGGTAACGTGGAAGACGCCATTGCAGATACTAAAAAGCTATTAGATCGATTTAACGAAATTAGCATGAAATTTGCCGAACCTATGAGTGAATCGGCCATGAATCAGCTCTTCGAAGAACAAGGCGAGCTACAAACACAAATCGATGCCCAAGGAGGCTGGGAATTAGAACGTAAATTAAATATAGCAGCAGATGCGCTCTGTTTACCTCCATGGGACGCACAAATTACACAACTTTCGGGTGGTGAACGACGTCGTGTCGCATTATGTCGCTTGTTATTATCCAACTCTGATATGTTGTTGCTCGATGAACCCACTAACCATTTGGATGCGGAAAGCGTAGCCTGGTTAGAACGCTATTTACATGATTATTCAGGCACTGTCATTGCAGTAACCCATGACCGTTACTTCTTAGATAATGTCGCCGGTTGGATTTTGGAACTCGATCGCGGGCATGGAATCCCCTATGAAGGCAATTATTCCTCTTGGCTAGAACAAAAACAAAAGCGTCTTGCTCAAGAAGGAAGACAACAAGCCGCTCATGAAAAAAGCTTAAAAGCTGAATTAGAATGGGTACGAACTAACCCAAAAGGTCGGCAAGCAAAAAGTAAAGCGCGTTTAGCACGTTTTGAAGAATTAAGTTCTCAAGACTTTCAAAAGCGAGCCGAAACACAGGAACTCTATATCCCACCGGGAATACGTCTGGGGGATTCGGTGTTGGAATTTGATCAACTGACAAAAGGCTTCAATGGACGCATATTAATCAATAATTTTAGTTTTACAGTGCCAAAAGGTGCCATCATAGGAATTATTGGTCCGAATGGTGCTGGGAAATCCACTTTGTTTAAATTGATTATGCAACAAGAACAACCCGATAGCGGAAAAATACATCAAGGTGCTTCCGTACAACTAGCTTATATTGATCAAAGTCGTGATTCACTGAATCCGGATCATACTGTGTGGCAAGAAATCTCCGAAGGATTGGATATTATGACGATTAATCAATTCCAAATGCCTTCACGATCCTATGTAGGTCGCTTCAATTTTAAAGGGTCTGATCAACAAAAACTAATAAAAAACTTATCGGGCGGCGAACGTAATCGCGTCCACTTAGCCAAATTATTACGTGCTGGTGGCAACGTTTTACTCCTTGATGAACCCACCAATGATTTGGATGTAGAAACTTTACGTGCATTAGAAGAAGCATTGTTAAGTTTTCCCGGTTGCGCAATGGTGATTTCTCATGATCGCTGGTTTTTAGATCGAATGGCAACGCATATCATCGCTTTCCAAGACAATCGGATTGATTGTTTTACAGGTAATTTTACCGATTATGAATTTGATCGTTTAAAACGCTTAGGCATTGACGAAACTCAAGCTAAGAAAAAAATGAAATACAAAAAACTAAATGATTAA
- a CDS encoding protein kinase domain-containing protein — MYRNKHKLSLNLPVYPDSVKELGVTRLGSEKFVPIKHGKLCLPNDPTNIAFVQKKEKKTILSEIKIYKLIASNKQSKKKAILQPIPNVSNESSLLLPFMSGGDLDLHHSFLFEQFEKKNIASLWLMKQLFLLLEALYHLHTETFIFENQEFKGIVHGDIKSSNILIDELGNLILADFDCAYLADEPAHQFGSLRYVAPELFANMDFTKIPILNVDKSDIWSLGITLYRLLNNKFPIFFNDFTLNQKKVGANFFQKELNKNNYCVLKDDISCFIDLKKWGEKYSSSSMARNAQESLKILQEIKDKEDTLTQSEILNHLSLAMLTPVEERPCAQTLLNLLHGLKKHFCAANDDEYQEFITDLFNHSPLKKDAQVKKNLNPATDGLNIKNRIFS; from the coding sequence ATGTACCGCAATAAACATAAACTATCGTTAAATCTTCCTGTTTATCCGGACTCTGTCAAGGAACTTGGTGTAACGCGCTTGGGGTCTGAAAAATTTGTGCCTATTAAACATGGAAAGTTATGTCTACCTAATGATCCGACGAATATTGCTTTTGTCCAAAAAAAGGAAAAAAAAACAATTCTATCTGAAATAAAAATTTATAAGCTTATTGCTTCTAATAAACAATCTAAAAAAAAAGCTATCCTACAACCAATTCCTAATGTTAGTAACGAGTCCTCCTTACTCTTGCCATTCATGTCAGGGGGGGATTTAGATTTACACCATTCTTTTTTATTTGAACAGTTTGAAAAAAAAAACATAGCAAGTTTATGGTTAATGAAACAACTATTTTTGCTGTTAGAAGCATTGTATCACCTGCATACAGAAACATTTATTTTTGAAAATCAGGAATTTAAAGGAATCGTTCATGGTGATATTAAATCAAGCAATATTCTGATAGACGAATTAGGCAATCTAATTTTGGCCGATTTTGATTGTGCTTATCTTGCAGACGAGCCTGCGCATCAGTTTGGTAGTCTACGCTATGTGGCCCCTGAATTGTTTGCTAATATGGATTTTACCAAAATACCAATTTTAAACGTAGATAAATCGGATATTTGGTCATTGGGAATTACACTTTATCGACTATTAAATAATAAATTTCCTATTTTCTTTAATGATTTCACCTTGAATCAAAAAAAAGTCGGTGCGAATTTTTTCCAAAAAGAATTAAATAAAAATAATTATTGTGTTCTGAAAGATGACATCAGTTGTTTTATCGATTTAAAAAAATGGGGAGAGAAATATTCCTCATCATCAATGGCCAGAAACGCTCAGGAGAGTTTAAAAATTCTTCAGGAAATTAAAGATAAGGAGGACACTCTAACGCAATCGGAAATTTTAAATCATTTATCTTTAGCTATGTTAACACCGGTAGAAGAACGACCTTGTGCGCAAACCCTATTAAATCTTCTACACGGATTGAAAAAACATTTCTGTGCAGCAAATGACGATGAATATCAGGAATTTATTACTGATTTGTTTAACCATTCTCCCTTAAAAAAAGATGCACAGGTTAAGAAAAATTTAAATCCGGCGACAGATGGCTTAAATATCAAAAATCGAATATTCAGCTAA
- a CDS encoding bifunctional glycosyltransferase family 2/GtrA family protein, translated as MSFTYTQAMIKDLHPTILIPAYQPNDNLVALIKSLRESQSKQRIIVVDDGSDLNKQNIFSKIQAFDIELLRHTKNKGKGQALKTGFKHWLATSHPKELGIVTADADGQHLPQDILHLSAVFMQKPSHLYLGKRTFNNTPIPWRSRFGNKLTKYILRLFSKTILEDTQTGLRVIPRTLLLPLLNSNARGYEFELEMLLIAEEHQVNIQEIPIKTVYLDDNRSSHFNPLIDSIKIYFVFIRFAAISLISAAIDFALFFLTYWLKKNIFLAVLLGRILSATFNFKLNQHLAFKSKNRWLPAALKYTALATFLGLIAYSLIKFIHDFGINVYSSKIIAEIALFILSFTIQRFFIFNKTPVLEIKS; from the coding sequence ATGTCTTTTACTTATACTCAAGCTATGATAAAGGATTTGCATCCAACTATTCTTATTCCTGCTTACCAGCCTAACGATAATCTGGTAGCGTTAATAAAATCTTTACGTGAAAGCCAATCTAAACAACGAATTATTGTTGTAGACGATGGCTCTGACCTTAATAAACAAAATATTTTTTCAAAAATTCAAGCTTTTGATATTGAGCTTCTCCGTCATACAAAAAATAAAGGTAAAGGTCAGGCGCTCAAAACGGGATTTAAACATTGGCTAGCCACTAGCCACCCTAAAGAATTAGGAATCGTCACTGCGGATGCTGACGGTCAACATCTTCCCCAAGATATCCTACACCTCTCAGCAGTTTTTATGCAAAAACCCTCACATCTCTATTTAGGAAAACGTACATTTAATAATACGCCCATTCCATGGCGTAGTCGATTCGGCAATAAACTAACAAAATATATTTTGCGTCTATTTAGTAAAACCATCTTAGAAGACACACAAACGGGTTTACGTGTCATTCCACGCACCCTGCTATTACCTTTGTTAAATTCGAATGCACGCGGCTATGAATTTGAGCTAGAAATGTTATTGATTGCTGAGGAACATCAAGTCAATATTCAAGAAATTCCTATAAAAACAGTCTATTTAGATGATAATCGTTCCTCACATTTTAATCCTTTAATCGACTCCATCAAAATTTATTTTGTTTTTATCCGCTTTGCCGCTATTTCCTTAATTTCAGCTGCGATCGATTTCGCCTTATTTTTTTTAACTTATTGGCTTAAAAAAAATATATTTCTTGCTGTGTTATTAGGACGTATTTTATCGGCCACTTTCAATTTTAAATTAAATCAGCACCTCGCCTTTAAAAGTAAAAATCGTTGGTTACCCGCGGCGTTGAAATATACTGCCTTAGCCACTTTTTTGGGACTTATTGCTTACAGCCTCATTAAATTTATCCACGATTTTGGAATAAATGTTTATAGCAGTAAAATTATTGCTGAAATTGCTTTATTTATCCTTTCATTTACTATACAACGTTTTTTTATTTTCAACAAAACTCCTGTATTGGAAATTAAATCTTAA
- the mutL gene encoding DNA mismatch repair endonuclease MutL, whose translation MSDRIQRLSSHLANQIAAGEVIERPASIVKELVENSLDAGSQQVDIDIDKGGIQRIRVRDNGHGIHKDDLILALDRHATSKIHTLNDLERITTLGFRGEALASISSIARLNLSSSTETRQQGWKITCDYHQEHPLIPIPVAHARGTTVEIQDLFFNTPARRKFLKSEQTEFAHIETLIKRLSLSHFSVGFSLQHNKRGIYQLHPACDEAAKQERVATLGSRSFIENAIYIDMQSIDLRLWGWISLPTFSRSQNDLQYFYVNRRIVKDKLINHAVRQAYQDVLYNGRHPAFALFIELDPHSVDVNAHPAKYEVRFREGRLVYDFIKQSLQKALANTSPRSQTNKSIPNTIELSVELNEKISDISSKITHPQQTNFPLHVAADSMSYPTKTDHALCVSLKGEEVLAEKKLTLQTTKPTETLHCDPPLGFALAQLHGIYILAENTQGLILVDIHAAHERILYERLKHDIQNSAIKTQLLLIPICLTLSQQQVLLLEEYSSLFTQFGFEFENLGPETMIIRQIPELLAKDNVQQLVHDVLSDLIQHANSQRIPEKINELLSSIACHSAVRAHRNMTLIEMNQLLRDMERTSRSNQCNHGRPTWKQWSLSDIDRFFLRGR comes from the coding sequence ATGTCAGATCGTATCCAACGTTTAAGCTCACATTTGGCCAATCAGATTGCTGCAGGTGAAGTCATTGAACGGCCTGCGTCTATCGTAAAAGAATTGGTCGAAAATAGTCTGGATGCGGGTAGTCAGCAAGTTGATATCGATATTGACAAAGGGGGTATTCAGCGTATCCGTGTCCGCGACAATGGCCACGGTATCCATAAAGATGATTTAATTTTGGCCTTAGATCGACATGCAACCAGCAAAATTCATACGCTAAATGACTTAGAACGAATTACTACATTAGGATTCCGCGGCGAAGCCTTAGCCAGCATCAGCTCTATCGCTAGGCTCAATTTAAGCTCCTCGACAGAGACCAGGCAACAAGGCTGGAAAATCACCTGTGATTATCACCAGGAACATCCGTTAATCCCCATTCCTGTTGCGCATGCGCGGGGAACAACCGTAGAAATTCAAGACCTTTTCTTCAACACTCCAGCTAGACGCAAATTTTTGAAGTCGGAACAAACCGAATTTGCGCATATAGAAACTTTGATAAAACGCTTAAGTCTCAGTCATTTTTCTGTAGGTTTTAGTTTGCAGCATAATAAACGAGGCATTTATCAATTGCATCCTGCCTGCGACGAAGCTGCAAAACAGGAACGTGTTGCAACATTGGGTAGCCGCTCCTTTATAGAAAACGCTATCTACATTGATATGCAAAGCATCGATTTGCGCTTATGGGGCTGGATTTCATTACCCACTTTTTCACGTAGCCAAAACGATTTACAGTATTTTTATGTTAATCGACGTATAGTAAAAGACAAATTAATCAATCATGCGGTTAGGCAAGCTTACCAAGACGTTCTTTATAATGGTCGTCACCCCGCTTTTGCGTTGTTTATCGAACTCGATCCCCATTCAGTTGATGTGAATGCTCATCCTGCTAAATATGAAGTTCGCTTTCGCGAGGGTCGCTTAGTCTATGACTTTATTAAACAAAGTTTACAAAAAGCTTTAGCCAACACATCTCCTAGATCACAAACCAATAAATCAATACCGAACACAATTGAATTATCGGTTGAATTAAACGAAAAAATCTCCGATATCTCTTCTAAGATAACACATCCTCAACAAACTAACTTTCCTTTACACGTTGCTGCAGATTCTATGAGCTATCCTACTAAAACTGATCATGCGCTCTGTGTTTCATTGAAAGGCGAAGAAGTTTTAGCAGAAAAAAAATTAACTCTTCAAACCACAAAACCCACAGAAACTTTACACTGTGATCCACCTTTAGGTTTTGCCTTAGCACAATTGCATGGCATTTATATCTTGGCTGAAAATACTCAAGGTTTAATTCTAGTTGATATTCATGCAGCACATGAGCGCATCCTTTATGAACGCTTAAAACATGACATACAAAATAGTGCCATAAAAACGCAACTATTATTAATTCCTATCTGTTTAACATTATCTCAACAGCAGGTCTTGCTTTTAGAAGAATATAGTAGCCTATTTACACAGTTTGGCTTTGAGTTTGAGAATCTGGGTCCCGAAACCATGATTATTCGCCAAATACCAGAACTCCTAGCGAAAGACAATGTACAGCAACTGGTGCATGATGTTTTAAGTGATTTAATTCAACACGCTAACAGCCAACGTATACCTGAAAAAATTAATGAATTACTTTCTAGCATCGCTTGTCATAGTGCTGTACGTGCTCACCGCAACATGACATTGATTGAAATGAACCAATTACTCCGGGACATGGAACGAACTTCGCGTAGTAATCAATGCAATCACGGTCGACCAACCTGGAAACAATGGTCTTTATCAGATATTGATCGGTTTTTTCTACGTGGACGTTAA
- the tsaE gene encoding tRNA (adenosine(37)-N6)-threonylcarbamoyltransferase complex ATPase subunit type 1 TsaE — protein MSVILLKTEKEMEQLAKKLAECCPKNKRLIIFLKGELGAGKTFFVRALVKKLGYSGLVKSPTYTLIETYEIAPYSIYHLDLYRLQSPNEIFEMGLCDEFDQPAIWLIEWPERALEFLPKPDIICHINLMEMNRQILFHAETFQGTQTLALFNPSLNKLF, from the coding sequence ATGTCAGTCATTTTACTAAAAACTGAAAAAGAAATGGAGCAATTAGCCAAAAAATTAGCTGAGTGCTGCCCTAAGAACAAACGATTGATCATTTTTTTAAAGGGTGAGTTAGGCGCAGGAAAAACATTCTTTGTTCGTGCGCTAGTAAAAAAATTAGGCTATTCAGGCTTAGTAAAAAGTCCCACTTACACCTTAATTGAAACCTATGAGATAGCCCCTTATTCTATTTATCATCTTGACCTATATCGTTTACAATCCCCCAACGAAATATTTGAAATGGGGCTTTGTGATGAATTTGACCAACCTGCTATTTGGCTAATAGAATGGCCTGAACGTGCTTTAGAATTTTTACCCAAACCCGATATTATTTGTCATATCAATTTAATGGAAATGAACAGACAGATATTATTCCATGCCGAAACTTTTCAAGGCACACAAACCTTAGCCTTATTCAATCCATCTTTAAATAAGCTTTTTTAA